The Microbacterium sulfonylureivorans sequence GCAGTCCGAACTCGAACCAGGGCGCCGCCTGAGCGGTCATCATCGTCCCTCCGCCGACGCCTGCGCGCTTGCGGGCGACCTCCCACTGGGTGAGGAGGATCGCGTCGCGCCACTGACTTCGCGTGAGGAGCCGGCGCAGGATCGGAGTGGTCAGGTGATACGGGACGTTGCCGACGAGCACCGGGCGGTCGAGCGGATGCCGCAGTGCATCGGCCCGCTCGATCCGGGCCGAGGGCAGCCGTCGCCGGAGCGTCCGGACCCGGCGCTCGTCGATGTCGATGGCCGCCAGATCGCGCCCGAGCCGTGCGAGCGGCACGGTCAGCGCGCCGTCGCCCGCGCCGATCTCGAGGATCGGGCCGCGGGTCGCGGCGACGAGGTCGACGATGCCGTGGATCGTCGGCCGGTGGGTGAGGAAGTTCTGGCCGAGCTCGTGCCGGCCGCCGTGAGAGGAACGGTTTCGCATGGGTGCGCTCCAGGGAGGAAGGAGGAGCACCCCGATGCGCGCAGCGCTGGTCCGAGGGCGGATCGACGGACCGTGAGAGGGGGCGGGTGCGCGCGTCCGGGGTGCGATGACATCCCGGTCGACGGCGCGCTGACGCGGTGAAACGCGACGGCGCCGTCAGGCGCTGCGGTCGCGGATATAGAAGGCGCACGCCGTCATCGGCGCGCTGCAGATCGTTCCCATGCGAGCCATCGTAAACCCACCCACGAGGGGTGCGCACTCACTGGGCGTCCAGGAAACACACCGGAATTGTCCAGATTAGGCGGACAAACTCGGGGATTTGTGTCCGCGAACAGCCGACACCTGGCGCCGTCGATGCGGCGCAGCTACCCGATACGAAACCGGTTCATGCGCTCGAAAACTGCCTCTACTCCTGCCCGCCGCACCCTCCGCCTCACCGCCCGTCGCACCCGTCGGCGCCCCGCGATCCTCGCGGCCGGCCTCGCCTTCGGGATCATCGCCACCGCCGGTTTCACCGTGACCACTCCGGTGACGCTGGCCGAGGCATCCGGCTCCACCCCGGCCTTCGCTCTCGCGTCGTTCACCACCCCCGCGTCGCCCGCCGAGGCCCCCGTGATCGAGCGTGAGGATGCGCGTACCGTGGCCGCCCACGCGGCTCTCGCCGCCGCTGAGACGACCCTGTCGGCCGCCGAGACCCTCACCGACGACATCGCCTCCGCGGGTCTCGATCTCGGCGTGGACACCGCCATCGACACCCCCGCCCTCGAAGAGGCCGTCGCGCGACTGTCAGGCGCCGAGACGGGTTCGCCGCTCCTCGTGCCGGGCTTCACCGACGACCTGACCGCGCTGGTGGCCACGCTCGACGAGCGCGTGGCCGGCCTTCGCGGCAGTCTCGACGCCGCCAAGGCCGCGGAGGCCAAGCGGATCGCCGAGGAGAAGGCGCGCCGCGCGGCCGCCGCGGCAGCCGCGGCCGCCGAGAAGGCCGCCGCCGCGACGTCCGCGCCCTCCCCCGTGTTCGCGTCCGGAGGCTCGGGCGGCGACAACAGCCCGGCGGGCGCACAGGCATCCGCCCGCGCCATGCTCGGCAACTACGGCTGGGGCGACGA is a genomic window containing:
- the erm gene encoding 23S ribosomal RNA methyltransferase Erm, translating into MRNRSSHGGRHELGQNFLTHRPTIHGIVDLVAATRGPILEIGAGDGALTVPLARLGRDLAAIDIDERRVRTLRRRLPSARIERADALRHPLDRPVLVGNVPYHLTTPILRRLLTRSQWRDAILLTQWEVARKRAGVGGGTMMTAQAAPWFEFGLRGRVPARHFTPMPSVDGGILTITRRGAPLVDPRDRRTYDRFVGAMFTGRGNGLAAILQQSSGLSRSRARGILRELGIDDHRLPRDLRPEQWAGLWRAVAGTGGA
- a CDS encoding lytic transglycosylase domain-containing protein — translated: MRSKTASTPARRTLRLTARRTRRRPAILAAGLAFGIIATAGFTVTTPVTLAEASGSTPAFALASFTTPASPAEAPVIEREDARTVAAHAALAAAETTLSAAETLTDDIASAGLDLGVDTAIDTPALEEAVARLSGAETGSPLLVPGFTDDLTALVATLDERVAGLRGSLDAAKAAEAKRIAEEKARRAAAAAAAAAEKAAAATSAPSPVFASGGSGGDNSPAGAQASARAMLGNYGWGDDQFGCLVSLWNKESGWNYRAYNAGSGAYGIPQALPGSKMGSAGADWQTNAATQVAWGLGYISGRYGSPCGAWSHSESVGWY